A section of the Chloroflexota bacterium genome encodes:
- a CDS encoding sugar phosphate isomerase/epimerase translates to MKLSCQENLVPGATFADRLANLAAWGYEAVELTDFDGLLRSRVAEIKSALADSPVQASTICGGSNVQFIHPDRTKREESVRQQREILKLCAEFGAIGCIVVPMFNHDTRIPGLEPIATTGQLQRELLVALMRPLAQEAADLGVCVLLEPLIRYESDFPRDLAEAASICDEVDSPGLKLMADFFHMNVEEADIASSLKSAARHLRHVHLADSNRQVPGRGHTDFVAGFKALREIGYDGFAALECRIAEPKGKTLAETARFLRECLDQAQ, encoded by the coding sequence ATGAAGCTGTCCTGCCAGGAAAACCTGGTCCCCGGCGCTACGTTCGCCGACCGCCTGGCCAATCTCGCCGCTTGGGGATATGAGGCCGTCGAGCTCACCGACTTTGACGGGTTGCTGCGCTCGCGGGTTGCCGAGATCAAGTCCGCCCTGGCCGACAGCCCGGTCCAAGCCAGCACCATTTGCGGCGGCAGCAACGTGCAGTTCATCCACCCTGATCGGACCAAGCGCGAGGAGTCGGTCCGCCAGCAGCGCGAAATACTAAAGCTCTGCGCCGAATTCGGCGCGATCGGCTGCATAGTGGTGCCGATGTTCAATCACGACACCCGGATCCCGGGGCTCGAACCGATCGCCACGACCGGCCAGCTGCAGCGGGAACTGCTGGTCGCCCTGATGCGACCCTTGGCGCAGGAGGCCGCTGACCTGGGCGTGTGCGTGCTCCTGGAGCCTTTGATCCGCTACGAGTCCGACTTCCCGCGCGATCTGGCCGAGGCGGCCTCGATCTGCGACGAGGTCGACAGCCCGGGCCTGAAGTTGATGGCCGACTTTTTCCACATGAACGTCGAGGAAGCCGATATCGCTTCCAGTCTCAAATCGGCCGCCCGGCACCTCCGCCACGTCCACCTGGCCGACAGCAACCGGCAGGTTCCGGGGCGCGGACACACCGATTTCGTGGCGGGATTCAAGGCGCTGCGCGAGATTGGCTACGATGGGTTCGCCGCTCTGGAATGCCGGATCGCAGAACCGAAAGGCAAGACCCTCGCCGAAACGGCCCGGTTCCTCCGCGAATGCCTCGACCAGGCCCAATAG
- a CDS encoding mechanosensitive ion channel family protein — protein MQGFWDLLGEITAYDVAAVDPRIQAAIVVLVSAVVAKTADWIITRLLLRWVRRTENDFDDRLVEILHRPVFLLVLLGGLAVASTLLVLDGWAQTITFGILGTLAVFVVLVLAVRLNQLTLEGLSRNQERFRYVGQRTMPLFRNINNVLLVGIAAYFLLLVWDLDVTAWLASAGILGIAVGLGARDTVANFFAGVLILADAPYRVGDFIVLDTGERGQVTHIGLRSTRLLTRDDIEITIPNGIMGNIKVINETGGPHTKHRIRIRVGCAYGSDIDRVKQVLLEVAEGHGGVCRDPEPRVRFRTFGPSGLDLELLAWVDEPVLRGRVTDALNTEVYRRFASERIEIPYSKQDLYVKELPAPSGR, from the coding sequence ATGCAGGGGTTCTGGGATTTGCTGGGTGAAATCACGGCCTACGACGTAGCCGCGGTCGATCCCCGGATTCAGGCGGCCATTGTGGTGCTCGTGAGCGCGGTCGTGGCCAAAACGGCCGATTGGATCATCACGCGGTTGCTGCTGCGCTGGGTGCGCAGAACCGAAAACGACTTTGACGACCGGCTCGTCGAGATCTTGCACCGGCCAGTCTTTCTATTGGTGTTGCTCGGCGGCCTTGCCGTCGCGTCAACCCTGCTGGTCCTGGACGGGTGGGCGCAGACTATCACCTTCGGAATACTCGGCACGCTGGCCGTGTTCGTCGTCCTGGTCCTGGCCGTTCGCCTGAACCAGCTGACCCTGGAGGGGTTGAGCCGGAACCAGGAGCGCTTCCGCTACGTCGGGCAGCGCACGATGCCGCTGTTTAGAAACATCAACAATGTGCTCCTGGTCGGAATCGCGGCGTATTTCCTGCTGCTGGTCTGGGACCTGGACGTGACGGCATGGCTCGCCTCGGCGGGGATCCTGGGCATCGCGGTCGGGCTCGGCGCCCGCGATACGGTCGCGAATTTCTTCGCCGGCGTGCTGATCCTGGCTGACGCACCCTACCGGGTAGGCGATTTCATCGTCCTGGACACCGGCGAACGGGGCCAGGTCACCCATATCGGTCTGCGCAGCACCCGGCTCCTGACCCGTGACGACATTGAGATCACGATCCCCAACGGGATCATGGGGAACATCAAGGTCATCAACGAGACCGGCGGTCCCCACACCAAGCACCGCATCAGGATTCGCGTCGGGTGCGCCTACGGTTCCGACATCGACCGCGTAAAGCAGGTCCTGCTGGAGGTGGCCGAAGGCCACGGTGGCGTTTGCCGGGACCCTGAACCCAGGGTCCGGTTTCGCACGTTCGGCCCCTCCGGCCTTGACCTGGAACTGCTGGCCTGGGTCGACGAACCGGTGCTGCGCGGGCGCGTGACCGATGCACTGAACACCGAGGTCTACCGGAGATTTGCCAGCGAGCGGATCGAGATCCCCTATTCGAAGCAGGACCTCTACGTCAAGGAACTGCCCGCGCCCTCAGGTCGCTAA
- a CDS encoding insulinase family protein: MKRIWTGLLLTVALVALAACDIGQSEDPTPTATVPPAATAAPVAEPTTLAEPEPVEEPAEPEPELTPAPVREREPEPAPEPGPPLAFDPKVIRGTLSNGLSYYIRPNSEPRNRAQISLVVKAGSVLEEEDQRGLAHLVEHMAFNGTERFAKQEIVEYLESVGGTFGPDINAQTGFDSTLYWVEIPTDDPEITETAFQILSDWAYAIAFDPEEVDLERGVVLEEWRLSQGFSSRLQDNLLTLLFGDSRYAQRAPIGLPEVIENAPPERLVDFYRRWYRPDNMAIVAVGEFDPAAIESKIKQHFAPPPEGQAGQAAAAVGDPTARPSIEIPGHADPRIEVFTDPESPGVQFILVRKISPEDGQDAAAFRRIVVERLAFMMLNARLFERAQVEDPPYLWAGAARSPYVERLDILTFSGWVEPGGVERGLGTMLEELRRVQLHGFTETELAREKETLLRAIESAYTQREQTPSSSFVGEYVDHFLRGIPAPGIEAEWGFYQEVLPQISLAELKTSTDRWTRSADTALLVVRPGGDDALPDADLTAALLGDLESAPGLAPDAYVDAIEDIPLLANLPEAGSIVAEESIESIDARKWTLSNGITVYAKKTDFRDDEVVFNAYSPGGHSLVEDADHVSAIYSDTLISGSGVGPHDSVDLDKLLAGKRVAVAPYISELYEGFSGSASPQDLETMFQLITLYATQPRLDPAFYSRYRASLESVAETRAADPDAILFDHVGRLLSQGHFRARPLTAELIKELDPERVQAVYADRFRDLGDATFVFVGAFDWENLRSLTRTYLASLPAGGVKESWRDVGIDPPTGLIDEVVNSGLEPRAATVLIFAGEAEFSQREALALSVAGDVLGIRLRESIREALGGTYAIQVDASRSRLPDAEYQVSIIFGSDPERTDELLAKVLEEVEWLRAGAADSYLATVKEQFISAREEQLRENGFWMRQILSASQRADSFGQIADLEERLSALTLDDIAAVAQRVLPLDQYLRVVLLPEEG; encoded by the coding sequence TTGAAGCGTATCTGGACGGGGCTGCTGCTAACCGTGGCGCTTGTTGCGTTGGCAGCCTGCGACATCGGCCAATCCGAAGATCCGACACCGACCGCAACCGTGCCGCCGGCCGCCACGGCCGCGCCGGTGGCAGAGCCCACCACGCTCGCCGAACCGGAACCGGTGGAAGAACCCGCCGAACCGGAGCCCGAACTCACACCCGCTCCGGTCCGCGAGCGCGAACCGGAGCCCGCGCCCGAGCCGGGCCCGCCCCTGGCCTTTGATCCGAAGGTCATTCGCGGCACCCTGTCCAACGGCCTGAGCTACTACATCCGGCCGAACTCCGAACCCCGGAACCGCGCCCAGATTTCGCTGGTCGTCAAGGCCGGGTCGGTCCTGGAGGAAGAGGACCAGCGCGGATTGGCGCACCTGGTCGAGCACATGGCTTTTAACGGGACCGAGCGGTTCGCCAAGCAGGAGATCGTCGAATACCTGGAGTCGGTCGGAGGCACGTTCGGGCCCGACATCAACGCCCAGACCGGTTTTGACAGCACCCTCTACTGGGTCGAAATCCCGACCGACGATCCCGAAATCACCGAGACCGCGTTCCAGATCCTTAGCGACTGGGCCTACGCGATCGCCTTCGACCCAGAGGAAGTGGATCTCGAGCGGGGCGTCGTCCTGGAGGAATGGCGGCTGAGCCAGGGATTCAGCTCAAGGCTGCAGGACAACCTGCTGACCCTGCTTTTCGGCGATTCGCGCTACGCGCAGCGGGCCCCGATCGGCCTGCCGGAGGTGATCGAGAACGCCCCGCCGGAGCGCCTGGTCGACTTCTACCGGCGCTGGTATCGGCCCGACAACATGGCGATCGTGGCGGTGGGGGAATTCGACCCGGCGGCCATCGAGTCCAAGATCAAGCAGCACTTCGCCCCGCCGCCCGAGGGCCAGGCCGGTCAGGCCGCGGCCGCCGTCGGCGATCCGACCGCCCGGCCCAGTATTGAGATCCCAGGGCACGCCGATCCGCGGATCGAAGTTTTCACCGACCCCGAGTCTCCCGGCGTCCAGTTCATCCTGGTGCGCAAGATCTCTCCGGAGGACGGCCAGGACGCGGCCGCGTTCCGGCGGATCGTGGTCGAAAGACTGGCCTTCATGATGCTGAACGCGCGCCTGTTCGAGCGCGCCCAGGTCGAAGACCCGCCATACCTTTGGGCCGGCGCGGCGCGATCCCCCTACGTGGAAAGGCTGGATATTCTGACTTTCTCCGGCTGGGTCGAACCGGGCGGGGTCGAGCGCGGCCTGGGGACGATGCTCGAAGAACTGCGGCGGGTGCAATTGCACGGATTCACCGAAACCGAACTGGCGCGTGAAAAGGAAACCCTGCTGCGGGCGATTGAGAGCGCCTATACGCAGCGCGAACAGACCCCGTCGTCAAGCTTCGTTGGCGAGTACGTCGACCACTTCCTGCGCGGGATCCCCGCCCCCGGGATCGAGGCCGAGTGGGGCTTTTACCAGGAGGTTCTGCCGCAGATATCGCTGGCCGAGCTGAAGACCTCGACCGATCGATGGACCCGGTCGGCGGACACGGCGCTGCTCGTAGTCCGGCCCGGCGGGGACGACGCGCTGCCCGACGCCGACCTGACCGCCGCGCTGCTCGGCGATCTCGAATCGGCGCCCGGCCTGGCGCCCGACGCGTATGTCGACGCGATCGAGGACATACCGTTGCTGGCGAATCTGCCCGAAGCCGGCAGCATTGTCGCCGAGGAGTCGATCGAATCGATAGATGCCCGCAAGTGGACCCTTTCCAACGGCATTACGGTCTACGCCAAAAAGACCGATTTCCGGGACGACGAGGTCGTCTTCAACGCCTACAGCCCCGGCGGGCACTCGCTGGTCGAGGACGCCGACCACGTATCGGCGATCTACAGCGATACGCTCATTTCCGGCAGCGGGGTGGGCCCGCACGACAGCGTGGACCTGGACAAGCTGCTGGCCGGCAAGCGGGTTGCGGTCGCGCCCTACATTTCGGAGCTCTACGAGGGGTTCAGCGGCAGCGCGTCGCCGCAGGACCTTGAAACCATGTTCCAGCTGATCACCCTGTACGCCACCCAGCCGCGCCTGGACCCGGCGTTCTACAGCCGCTACCGGGCCAGCCTGGAAAGCGTGGCCGAGACCCGGGCCGCCGATCCCGACGCCATCCTCTTCGACCATGTGGGCCGACTGCTGAGCCAGGGCCACTTCCGGGCCCGGCCGTTGACCGCCGAGTTGATCAAGGAGCTCGATCCGGAGCGGGTGCAGGCCGTTTACGCCGACCGGTTCCGTGATCTGGGCGATGCCACCTTCGTGTTCGTGGGGGCATTCGACTGGGAAAACCTGCGCTCGCTGACCCGGACCTACCTGGCCAGCCTGCCGGCCGGCGGGGTCAAGGAGAGCTGGCGCGACGTTGGAATCGATCCGCCGACCGGTCTGATCGACGAGGTCGTAAACAGCGGGCTTGAACCGCGCGCGGCGACGGTCCTGATATTTGCCGGCGAGGCCGAATTCAGCCAGCGCGAGGCGCTGGCCCTTTCGGTCGCCGGCGATGTGCTCGGCATACGACTGCGCGAGAGCATCCGCGAGGCCCTGGGAGGTACATATGCGATCCAGGTCGACGCCTCGCGGAGCAGGCTGCCGGACGCCGAATATCAGGTCTCGATCATCTTCGGCAGCGATCCGGAAAGGACCGACGAACTCCTGGCCAAGGTCCTGGAGGAGGTCGAATGGCTGCGCGCGGGGGCGGCGGACTCATACCTGGCGACGGTCAAGGAACAGTTCATCAGCGCCCGCGAGGAGCAGCTGCGTGAGAACGGTTTCTGGATGCGGCAGATTCTGAGCGCTTCGCAGCGCGCCGACTCGTTTGGTCAAATCGCCGACCTGGAAGAACGACTGTCGGCGCTGACGCTCGACGACATAGCGGCGGTGGCCCAGCGGGTTCTGCCGCTCGACCAGTACCTGCGGGTCGTCCTGCTGCCCGAGGAAGGATGA
- a CDS encoding thioredoxin-dependent thiol peroxidase, giving the protein MSLSETTTTAPSGSWTFLANVTWPVTALSPSGPQAVTARTSASKSTCRKRRNGPDFTRSDPGWHLHPFVTTRWPSRRFGRDLRTTLAGQNLTVAQSVPQPSEGIQVAITLAPGDPAPEFELPDQDGNVHRSSEYRGRTVVLYFYPRDDTPGCTAQACSFRDAHDEIAAEGAVVLGISSDDAHSHRNFRDNHALPFPLLVDEDAQVANAYGAWGEKVFYGRRFLGLTRSTFVIGPDGSLLKVWKRARPKEHGPAVLRALRSLK; this is encoded by the coding sequence ATGTCACTAAGCGAGACGACCACCACTGCGCCATCGGGCAGCTGGACATTTCTGGCGAACGTCACCTGGCCCGTCACGGCGCTCTCGCCGAGCGGTCCGCAGGCGGTTACCGCCAGAACCAGCGCCAGCAAGAGTACGTGTCGGAAGCGGCGCAATGGCCCTGATTTCACCCGGTCCGATCCCGGTTGGCATTTGCATCCATTTGTAACTACGCGATGGCCGTCTCGGCGGTTTGGGCGGGATCTGAGAACTACACTGGCGGGCCAGAATCTTACCGTCGCGCAATCGGTCCCGCAGCCCTCGGAAGGGATTCAGGTGGCAATCACGCTCGCGCCGGGCGATCCCGCGCCGGAATTCGAACTCCCCGATCAGGACGGCAACGTCCACCGGTCGTCCGAATACCGCGGACGCACCGTCGTTCTGTACTTCTATCCGCGCGACGACACGCCGGGCTGCACCGCCCAGGCCTGCTCATTCAGGGACGCGCACGATGAAATCGCCGCCGAGGGCGCGGTCGTGCTCGGCATATCCAGCGACGACGCCCACTCGCACCGCAACTTTCGCGACAACCACGCCCTGCCCTTCCCGCTGCTGGTCGACGAGGACGCTCAGGTGGCCAATGCATATGGCGCCTGGGGCGAAAAAGTCTTCTACGGACGCAGGTTTCTGGGCCTTACCCGCTCCACTTTCGTTATCGGGCCCGACGGGTCCCTGCTGAAGGTGTGGAAGCGAGCGCGGCCCAAGGAGCACGGACCGGCGGTACTGAGGGCCTTGCGATCGCTGAAGTGA
- a CDS encoding DUF1295 domain-containing protein — protein sequence MICSGGWIAEALGPGHGARRFGRPAIAQTALTYLLATLALSLAIQAFFFAFAAGFRSDKVTDLSYSLSFIALAAFLLLQTGADGWAQIVLTAMVVAWAVRLAAYLVRRILLMGHDPRFDRMRGDLRKFLAFWALQGLFVWVLMLPVTVWFAWHVPDRLGPVHWLGLAIWVVGLALESIADAQKFAHKRNPDRAQGWVAHGLWRWSRHPNYFGELVLWWGVFIFVAADLSGWSWLGAIGPITLVGLLRFGTGIPQLEKSAKRKWGQDPAYRQYVAATNLLIPGPPGPPSPR from the coding sequence ATCATTTGTTCGGGCGGATGGATTGCCGAAGCGCTCGGACCGGGTCACGGCGCCCGGCGGTTCGGCCGGCCGGCAATTGCGCAGACGGCATTGACGTACCTACTGGCGACGCTCGCGCTCAGCCTGGCGATCCAGGCGTTTTTCTTTGCATTCGCCGCCGGTTTTCGGTCGGACAAGGTAACCGACCTTTCATACAGCCTCAGCTTCATCGCCCTGGCGGCGTTCCTGCTGCTGCAAACCGGCGCCGACGGTTGGGCGCAGATCGTCTTGACGGCAATGGTCGTGGCCTGGGCGGTGCGGTTGGCCGCTTACCTGGTGCGCCGAATCCTGCTGATGGGACACGATCCGCGATTCGACCGGATGCGCGGGGACCTGCGAAAGTTCTTGGCTTTCTGGGCGTTGCAGGGCCTGTTCGTGTGGGTGCTGATGCTGCCGGTGACGGTCTGGTTCGCCTGGCATGTACCCGATCGCCTGGGCCCAGTCCATTGGCTGGGGCTGGCGATCTGGGTGGTCGGCCTGGCTTTGGAATCGATCGCCGATGCCCAGAAATTTGCCCACAAGCGCAATCCAGATCGAGCCCAGGGATGGGTGGCGCACGGGCTCTGGCGCTGGAGCCGGCACCCGAATTATTTCGGGGAACTGGTCCTCTGGTGGGGCGTATTCATCTTCGTCGCCGCGGATCTGAGCGGTTGGTCCTGGCTGGGCGCGATTGGCCCGATCACCTTGGTCGGTTTGCTCAGGTTCGGAACCGGGATTCCGCAACTGGAAAAGAGCGCCAAGCGCAAATGGGGCCAGGACCCCGCCTATCGGCAATACGTGGCCGCCACCAACCTGCTGATTCCGGGGCCGCCCGGCCCACCTTCACCACGATGA
- a CDS encoding cupin domain-containing protein, giving the protein MTVQSFAAQDCRQWWRPGGRRDGSNGRLRDCARIGPTIGSCRTDGGIAVKRLMFEGLYSWSVFDEEKQFDFNGHLWVRPEGNVLIDPVPMGASDRAQLAALGGATTIVLTNRDHDREAVEFKEQLDAQLVAHAAEAPHFEFPIDRTVADGEEIVPDLRVLHLEHGKSAGEIALIGLGGQVAFIGDFVWGSPAGELSLGAPQKVSNHAQALLQLRKLLAIRPLDALLLGDGHSIYTGAREALLMLLESRSDIYINRINLDEVDWDTRSGPGPYRLESKDIDALIGARRLGYQLVRLAPGRATYPRHFHHVAEEMFYVTDGTCTLLTDRGEFAVRAGDFIAAPSGPRSAHKFVNNGTAPCTILMLGTVPTVDNVEYPDSGKVNVGAVRRLFRLKDAVDYFDGEA; this is encoded by the coding sequence ATGACGGTTCAGTCCTTTGCAGCACAAGATTGCCGGCAGTGGTGGCGCCCCGGCGGAAGGCGCGACGGAAGCAATGGTCGCCTGAGGGATTGCGCCAGAATCGGGCCGACGATCGGGAGCTGCAGGACAGACGGAGGGATTGCCGTGAAGCGGTTGATGTTCGAGGGTCTCTACTCGTGGTCCGTGTTCGATGAGGAGAAGCAGTTCGATTTCAACGGACATCTGTGGGTGCGGCCGGAAGGCAACGTATTGATTGATCCGGTGCCGATGGGAGCGAGCGATCGGGCGCAACTGGCTGCACTGGGCGGCGCGACGACGATCGTGTTGACCAACCGGGATCATGACCGCGAGGCCGTCGAGTTCAAGGAGCAATTGGACGCCCAGCTGGTCGCGCACGCTGCGGAGGCGCCACATTTCGAGTTTCCGATCGACCGGACGGTGGCCGATGGCGAGGAGATCGTGCCGGACTTACGCGTGCTGCACCTGGAGCACGGCAAGAGTGCGGGCGAGATTGCCCTGATCGGGTTAGGCGGGCAGGTTGCGTTCATCGGCGACTTTGTGTGGGGCTCGCCGGCCGGCGAGCTGAGCCTGGGGGCGCCGCAAAAGGTGTCCAATCACGCGCAGGCGTTGCTGCAGCTACGCAAGCTGCTCGCCATCCGCCCCCTCGACGCCCTCCTGCTCGGTGACGGGCATTCGATTTACACGGGTGCCCGCGAAGCACTGCTGATGTTGCTTGAGTCGCGCTCGGACATCTACATCAACCGAATCAACCTGGATGAGGTGGATTGGGATACGCGATCGGGTCCGGGGCCGTACCGCCTTGAGAGCAAGGACATTGATGCGCTTATCGGGGCGCGGCGGCTGGGGTACCAGTTGGTGCGGCTCGCGCCCGGCCGCGCAACCTATCCGCGACACTTCCACCACGTCGCCGAAGAGATGTTCTACGTCACGGACGGGACATGCACCCTTTTGACGGACCGCGGCGAATTCGCGGTGCGGGCGGGAGATTTCATCGCCGCACCCTCCGGCCCGCGCAGCGCCCACAAGTTCGTCAACAACGGCACGGCGCCCTGCACGATCCTGATGCTGGGCACCGTCCCGACGGTGGACAACGTGGAGTACCCGGACTCGGGCAAGGTGAACGTGGGTGCGGTGCGCCGCCTATTCCGGTTGAAGGACGCGGTCGACTATTTCGATGGCGAGGCCTGA
- a CDS encoding GNAT family N-acetyltransferase has protein sequence MAEPLQFRAVGPGNWPDLARLFEARGGPKYCWCTLWRPGRKSDRQDPACKRSVLRRAVLGGTPVGLLAYSGPEPVGWCSVAPRETFRDLGGGAYAAGISVWAVVCFFVPRPMRRQRIQARLLNAACELATEAGADVIEGYPVDPGSPSYRFMGLVPTFRAAGFEEFGRIGKRRHAMRRWLGAARG, from the coding sequence ATGGCGGAACCATTGCAATTCCGCGCAGTCGGGCCAGGGAACTGGCCCGACCTGGCGCGCCTGTTCGAAGCCCGCGGGGGACCCAAGTACTGCTGGTGCACCCTTTGGCGGCCGGGGAGAAAGTCGGACCGCCAGGACCCGGCCTGCAAACGCTCCGTACTGCGCCGGGCGGTCCTGGGCGGCACGCCGGTCGGATTGCTGGCATATTCCGGTCCCGAACCGGTCGGCTGGTGTTCGGTCGCGCCGCGAGAAACATTTCGCGATCTAGGGGGCGGCGCTTACGCGGCCGGAATAAGCGTCTGGGCGGTGGTCTGCTTTTTCGTGCCGCGGCCCATGCGCCGCCAGCGGATCCAGGCCCGGCTCCTCAACGCCGCCTGCGAGCTGGCGACCGAGGCCGGAGCCGACGTGATCGAGGGTTATCCGGTGGACCCAGGGTCACCAAGTTATAGGTTCATGGGGCTGGTGCCCACTTTTCGGGCGGCCGGTTTTGAGGAGTTCGGACGGATCGGCAAACGCCGTCACGCCATGCGGCGCTGGCTGGGGGCCGCGCGAGGGTAG
- a CDS encoding NAD(P)-dependent oxidoreductase, which yields MQDRKVLLTGAAGYVAGQLLPAFRQRFDLTLTDVVDTDRDGRTVDGVEISDLTVADRSQYARLFEGQDAVVHLGYKRRRWDLLDDFFDEQVNVAMAYNVFRSAYEAGVKRVVMASSNHAADWYEHNLIHERKLENLDPYRLPLSDNFYGWAKATYEHIGFVFASGVFGRKLEVVMVRIGAPREIRTEDFPDNPRGYKRDLGAYLSPRDLTQLIRRAIEAPAIENEHEIPWQVVYGISDNTRAFWSLESARKYLGYCPEDDSEVSFAEGIREILTSPGADAGPGRAGGAGEIEFLIRRPPVTG from the coding sequence ATGCAAGATCGCAAGGTTTTACTGACCGGTGCTGCCGGATACGTCGCCGGACAGCTCCTGCCAGCCTTCCGTCAGCGCTTTGATCTGACCCTGACCGATGTCGTCGACACCGATCGCGACGGCCGCACGGTCGATGGGGTTGAGATTTCCGACCTGACCGTAGCTGATCGGAGTCAATACGCGCGGTTATTTGAAGGCCAAGACGCCGTTGTACACCTGGGTTACAAGCGCCGGCGCTGGGACCTGCTGGACGATTTCTTCGACGAACAGGTGAACGTGGCCATGGCCTACAACGTGTTTCGTTCGGCCTACGAAGCGGGCGTCAAAAGGGTGGTCATGGCCAGCTCCAACCACGCCGCCGACTGGTACGAGCACAACCTCATCCACGAACGCAAGCTGGAAAACCTGGACCCATACCGGCTCCCGCTGTCCGACAACTTCTACGGTTGGGCCAAGGCGACCTACGAGCACATTGGATTCGTATTCGCCAGCGGGGTTTTCGGACGCAAGCTGGAGGTTGTGATGGTGCGCATCGGCGCCCCGCGGGAAATCCGGACCGAGGACTTCCCCGACAACCCCAGGGGCTACAAGCGCGATCTGGGCGCGTACTTGTCGCCCCGCGACCTGACCCAGCTCATCCGCCGGGCGATTGAGGCGCCGGCCATCGAAAACGAGCACGAAATACCCTGGCAGGTCGTTTACGGGATTTCCGACAATACACGCGCTTTCTGGTCGCTGGAAAGCGCCCGCAAGTACTTGGGGTATTGCCCGGAGGATGACTCCGAGGTCAGTTTCGCCGAAGGGATACGGGAGATCCTCACCTCCCCCGGCGCCGACGCCGGTCCCGGGCGCGCGGGCGGGGCGGGAGAGATTGAGTTCCTGATCCGGCGGCCGCCGGTTACCGGTTAG
- a CDS encoding alpha/beta hydrolase: MRPRSEARNPIAARSHGRIRAPSVADVPYADLSPRNVCDIYLPPAAPGAGPCPVVVWIHGGAFRIGDKRDLKMPGPILDAGMAIVSINYRLSQHAIWPAQLEDLANVSRFIRANAAEFGFDDGRLAAFGSSAGGHLAAVMGIAFADDPELRIDAVVDWYGPIHFQHMDSDIALTGVTRGSPPNGEAGSPESDLIGAVVNDRPDLAYAASPLHYLESAGSAPPFLIMHGDQDPLIGAPQSVRLKDALQERFGPEAAEYYLLSDTGHGGGAFDSDWAQDLVVGFLRRTLA; this comes from the coding sequence ATTCGCCCGCGTAGCGAAGCGAGGAATCCAATCGCCGCCAGAAGCCACGGCCGAATCCGCGCCCCGAGCGTTGCCGATGTTCCCTACGCGGACTTATCGCCCCGCAATGTCTGCGACATCTACCTGCCGCCGGCGGCGCCCGGCGCCGGACCCTGTCCGGTCGTGGTATGGATTCATGGAGGCGCATTCCGCATTGGCGACAAGCGCGACCTGAAGATGCCCGGTCCGATCCTGGACGCCGGGATGGCGATCGTGAGCATCAACTACCGCCTGAGCCAGCATGCGATATGGCCGGCCCAGCTTGAGGACCTGGCCAACGTGAGCAGGTTCATAAGGGCCAATGCGGCCGAATTCGGATTCGACGACGGCCGGCTGGCCGCGTTCGGGTCCTCGGCCGGCGGCCATCTGGCGGCGGTCATGGGGATCGCATTCGCCGACGATCCGGAATTGCGGATTGACGCGGTCGTGGACTGGTACGGACCAATTCACTTCCAGCACATGGACAGCGACATCGCCTTAACCGGGGTGACACGCGGATCGCCTCCCAATGGAGAAGCCGGATCGCCCGAATCGGACCTGATCGGCGCGGTCGTGAACGATCGCCCCGATCTGGCCTATGCCGCCAGCCCCCTGCATTACCTCGAATCGGCCGGCTCGGCGCCGCCGTTCCTGATCATGCACGGCGACCAAGACCCGCTGATCGGAGCCCCGCAGTCGGTACGACTGAAGGACGCCCTGCAGGAGCGATTCGGACCGGAAGCCGCAGAGTACTACCTTCTATCCGACACGGGTCACGGGGGCGGCGCATTCGATTCGGATTGGGCGCAGGACCTGGTGGTTGGATTCCTCAGACGCACGTTGGCGTAA
- a CDS encoding antibiotic biosynthesis monooxygenase has translation MYVIIAPVQIKPGSKDEFVEAIIGDAVGSVNDEPGCHRFDVIQDGEDENRVWLYEIYDDEAAFKAHLETPHFIKFRDATADIIVDGLQGAALGSTNIWPTDENWK, from the coding sequence TTGTACGTGATAATCGCCCCCGTTCAAATCAAACCGGGGTCCAAGGACGAATTCGTCGAAGCCATCATTGGCGATGCGGTGGGGTCCGTCAACGATGAACCGGGTTGTCACCGATTCGACGTGATCCAGGACGGCGAAGACGAAAACCGGGTCTGGCTGTATGAGATCTACGACGACGAAGCCGCCTTCAAGGCCCACCTGGAGACGCCGCACTTCATCAAATTCCGCGATGCCACCGCCGACATCATCGTCGACGGCCTGCAGGGGGCGGCGCTGGGCAGCACCAACATATGGCCGACCGACGAGAACTGGAAGTAG